A genomic window from Candidatus Micrarchaeia archaeon includes:
- a CDS encoding HAD-IIA family hydrolase, which yields MLKAVILDIDGVVLLGLTAIEGANQAIDQLRKKGLKIFFLSNNASRSRKSLCEKLVNAGIEAEESEVYPASLAAADYVAGKYPGAKVYAISTGGLEEELGMKGIQVVRDESADLVVAGFDRTLTYEKIAIAFRAIMKGAKFLATNEDASYPVENGLMPGAAATVGALRFSTGKKPEVIGKPETYMLEMILRENRLKKEEVLVVGDRLDMDIFMANRAGIKSVLVLTGIASGEDAKTSPEAKPDLVLGNLAELPGRIAQFE from the coding sequence ATGCTAAAAGCAGTAATTCTGGACATTGACGGCGTGGTCCTGCTGGGGCTGACGGCCATAGAAGGCGCGAACCAGGCAATAGACCAGCTCAGGAAAAAGGGCCTGAAGATATTTTTCCTTTCCAACAACGCGAGCAGGAGCAGGAAATCCCTTTGCGAAAAGCTCGTTAACGCAGGAATAGAAGCCGAGGAAAGCGAGGTTTACCCTGCCTCCCTTGCCGCGGCAGATTACGTTGCGGGGAAATACCCCGGCGCGAAAGTGTATGCGATAAGCACAGGGGGTTTGGAAGAGGAACTCGGGATGAAAGGAATTCAGGTCGTGCGCGACGAAAGCGCGGATTTGGTCGTTGCGGGTTTCGACCGCACGCTCACTTATGAAAAAATCGCGATTGCGTTCAGGGCGATAATGAAAGGCGCGAAATTCCTCGCGACCAACGAGGACGCGAGCTACCCGGTGGAGAACGGGTTGATGCCCGGAGCGGCCGCAACAGTGGGGGCCCTGCGCTTCTCGACCGGGAAAAAGCCCGAAGTGATAGGCAAGCCGGAAACCTACATGCTCGAAATGATACTGCGCGAGAATCGTCTCAAAAAAGAGGAGGTGCTGGTGGTGGGCGACCGGCTGGACATGGACATCTTCATGGCCAACAGGGCAGGGATAAAATCCGTCCTCGTGCTCACCGGCATAGCCAGCGGCGAAGATGCGAAAACCAGCCCGGAGGCAAAGCCAGACCTTGTCCTCGGAAACCTTGCGGAGCTTCCCGGCCGGATTGCACAGTTTGAATAA